A section of the Zavarzinella sp. genome encodes:
- a CDS encoding PPC domain-containing protein: protein MQDTPKITPTVGRILIVFSLLYVSQLSAFAAPPKVDFLYPAGGQLGTTVEVTLGGSVAPWPAEIWASHSGITAKAAKKAGEISVTIAKDTPPGMHWLRVYNADGASIAKPFIVGQLLEKNEKEPNDRTEQANATDQNVVFNGSLQKNGDVDCFAIDAKAGQTIVASLQANNILGAPVDAILQLTDLQGNVLQQNHDHQGLDPQIAFPVAKDGQYVVRVFAFPATPSSSIRFFGSTDSVYRLSLTTGPWLDSTWPLAVQESKAEKVKLIGWNIPQGTMMAPSQPAGVVSLPGGGNFATVLLENHPTLVLKTPHEPLELPVTCSCQLPENEKVVRVQFLAKPGRLQIDCFPGTPDRAITPTMRLLDAAQKQVIYVEPRTPIDKPVLSTVIRTAGQYTLEVRDLYQQASPRSSFAVRIVQPKPDFEAIIAEDHWVLPLKGQLDLAVKVEKKDGYRDPIEWKVTGLPADVGLEVLPAGKKPTDPVTIRLRAKKAFPATTFQIVGTSGAISKVVRFSHPNGLSIDQLWLQSN from the coding sequence ATGCAAGACACTCCCAAAATCACCCCCACCGTGGGGCGAATCCTCATTGTTTTCTCACTTTTGTACGTCTCCCAACTTTCTGCATTCGCAGCACCGCCCAAGGTGGATTTCCTCTACCCCGCAGGTGGGCAGCTTGGCACCACGGTCGAAGTCACGCTGGGAGGCAGTGTCGCACCCTGGCCAGCAGAAATCTGGGCCAGCCATTCCGGAATTACTGCCAAAGCGGCAAAAAAAGCGGGTGAAATCTCGGTCACAATTGCCAAAGATACCCCACCTGGCATGCATTGGTTGCGTGTGTACAATGCGGACGGTGCATCCATTGCCAAACCGTTCATCGTAGGGCAGTTATTAGAAAAAAATGAGAAAGAACCCAATGATCGCACCGAGCAGGCGAATGCCACCGATCAGAATGTTGTTTTCAACGGCAGTTTACAGAAAAATGGCGATGTTGATTGCTTTGCGATTGATGCCAAAGCCGGGCAGACCATCGTTGCTTCACTGCAGGCGAACAATATTCTCGGGGCACCGGTGGATGCGATTCTGCAACTGACTGACCTGCAGGGGAATGTGCTGCAGCAAAATCACGATCATCAGGGATTAGACCCACAAATAGCCTTCCCGGTGGCAAAAGATGGGCAGTATGTGGTGCGAGTTTTTGCGTTTCCAGCAACACCTAGCAGCAGCATCCGCTTTTTTGGTTCCACTGATTCGGTGTATCGCCTGTCGTTAACAACAGGACCATGGCTGGATTCTACCTGGCCACTGGCGGTGCAGGAGAGCAAAGCAGAAAAAGTAAAATTGATCGGCTGGAACATCCCTCAGGGTACAATGATGGCACCCAGCCAGCCTGCGGGAGTCGTTTCACTGCCAGGTGGGGGGAATTTTGCAACCGTATTGCTGGAAAACCACCCCACCTTGGTTCTGAAAACACCCCACGAACCATTGGAATTGCCTGTCACCTGCAGTTGTCAGTTGCCAGAAAATGAGAAAGTGGTGAGAGTGCAGTTCCTCGCCAAGCCTGGGCGGTTGCAGATTGACTGTTTTCCTGGAACGCCCGATCGTGCGATCACACCCACGATGCGATTGCTGGATGCTGCCCAGAAGCAAGTAATTTATGTGGAACCACGCACCCCAATCGACAAACCGGTGCTGAGCACTGTCATCCGCACTGCTGGCCAATACACCCTTGAAGTGCGGGATCTCTATCAGCAGGCTTCCCCGCGCTCTTCATTTGCGGTGAGGATCGTGCAGCCCAAACCCGATTTCGAAGCCATCATTGCCGAAGACCATTGGGTGCTGCCACTGAAAGGCCAGTTGGACCTGGCAGTGAAAGTCGAGAAAAAAGACGGTTATCGCGATCCCATTGAATGGAAAGTGACCGGTTTGCCAGCCGACGTGGGGCTTGAGGTGCTGCCAGCAGGGAAAAAACCTACCGATCCGGTCACCATTCGCCTGCGTGCAAAAAAAGCGTTCCCCGCAACCACCTTCCAGATCGTGGGCACCAGTGGGGCAATTTCGAAAGTGGTCCGCTTTTCCCACCCAAATGGACTGTCGATTGACCAACTTTGGCTACAAAGTAATTAG
- a CDS encoding DUF1552 domain-containing protein, which translates to MSEHQISRRVVLRGLTAAVALPWLESAKVLAAKGDSVDDAPPKRFAFLFFGDGIHPPQWWAKGTGQQLELGEAFQSLKSIQHKVNFINGLCHPSNVVGGHAKGAAGILTGIQPKGGREIRAETSLDQHFAKKLGDATVLPSLVLACERSVSGFHESGYSMMYSSHVSWSSPVSPVPAELYPALAFDSLFESKGNKVHLSVLDQVMDQLKDVSGKVSGADKAKIDEYTTSVREVEQRLAKLEKQSPDKTNDKQALKGKRPPEGLPETIDEHSRLMCDVIALAFQTDRTRIATLLLTNNLSGQVYPFLGLRSDHHNYSHNWNGKEFAAISQFWVGQYAYLLNRLDAMKEADGTVLDHSCIMLANEQWTAHNAPKVPLLMAGSLGGKFKTGRALDFENSKNRKMSSLYLNIMDRMGLPMESYGNSSEHLADF; encoded by the coding sequence ATGTCGGAACACCAGATCAGTCGTCGTGTGGTGCTGCGTGGGTTGACTGCTGCAGTGGCTTTACCCTGGTTGGAATCTGCCAAAGTGCTTGCAGCCAAAGGAGATAGCGTCGATGATGCTCCACCGAAACGATTTGCCTTTCTCTTCTTCGGCGATGGTATTCACCCACCACAATGGTGGGCGAAAGGCACTGGCCAGCAGCTCGAACTGGGCGAAGCATTCCAGTCGCTGAAATCGATCCAGCACAAAGTCAACTTCATTAATGGTTTGTGCCACCCCAGTAATGTGGTGGGGGGGCATGCCAAAGGTGCCGCGGGCATTTTAACAGGTATCCAACCGAAAGGTGGCCGCGAAATCCGTGCCGAAACCAGCCTAGATCAGCACTTTGCCAAAAAACTGGGTGATGCCACCGTGCTGCCCAGTCTGGTGCTGGCGTGCGAACGCTCCGTCAGTGGCTTCCACGAGTCGGGCTATTCAATGATGTATTCTTCCCACGTATCGTGGAGTTCACCGGTTTCACCCGTGCCAGCGGAACTTTACCCCGCACTAGCTTTCGACAGCCTGTTTGAAAGCAAAGGCAATAAAGTTCACCTGAGCGTGCTTGATCAGGTAATGGACCAGTTGAAAGACGTGTCCGGCAAGGTTTCGGGTGCGGATAAAGCCAAAATCGATGAATACACCACATCGGTGCGGGAAGTGGAACAGCGACTGGCAAAACTGGAGAAGCAATCGCCAGACAAAACGAACGATAAACAGGCTTTGAAAGGGAAACGTCCGCCTGAAGGGCTGCCGGAAACAATCGACGAGCATTCCCGCCTGATGTGCGACGTGATTGCTCTGGCTTTCCAGACCGATCGAACGCGAATTGCCACTTTATTGTTGACGAATAACCTCTCTGGTCAGGTATATCCGTTTCTGGGCCTGCGAAGTGACCACCACAATTATTCCCACAACTGGAATGGCAAAGAATTTGCCGCCATCAGCCAGTTCTGGGTGGGGCAGTATGCCTATCTGCTGAACAGGCTGGACGCGATGAAAGAAGCCGATGGTACCGTTCTCGATCATAGCTGCATTATGCTGGCCAACGAACAATGGACCGCCCACAATGCACCGAAGGTGCCACTGCTGATGGCAGGCAGCCTGGGTGGGAAGTTCAAAACAGGGCGTGCTCTCGATTTTGAAAACAGCAAAAATCGCAAAATGAGCAGTCTCTACTTGAACATTATGGATCGAATGGGCCTGCCGATGGAAAGCTACGGCAATTCTTCCGAACATCTCGCCGACTTCTAA
- a CDS encoding thioredoxin-like domain-containing protein, protein MWNQRKWLVMAVCAVAALSVGVGGYFVAQEKKDPPPPEEKKTKAPELEGGVAWLNTGKPISIAKDLKGKVVLLDFWTLCCINCIHVMPDLAKLEKKYEKELVVIGVHSAKFENEKNSESIRKAILRYQIQHPVVNDAEMKIWDSYGANSWPTFVLIDPEGNVLGATSGEGNYELLDKVIGKVIEEHKKKGTLDEKPIRFDTAQFRDKVDSPLYFPGKLLADEKSNRLFVADSTNHRIVISDLAGKVSAVVGTGKPGYKNGSFADAQFDDPQGMALLGDTLFVADRKNHSIRAVDLKAKTVTTYAGTGMQGEDRELGGPIAETKLNSPWALLINGKQMYVAMAGFHQIWVVDMDKKDTKPFAGNGRENIKDGPHYFANFAQPSGLTTDGTTIFVADSETSSIRAVPMNGEGRVSTLVGTGLFDFGDEDGVGKEAKLQHCLGVLYHEGLLYVADTYNSKLKTIDLKTNKVTTILGPGKDAKAPELNEPGGLSIAGGKIYIADTNAHRIRVYDLKTKALTTLTLSNVQPVTGN, encoded by the coding sequence ATGTGGAATCAACGAAAATGGCTCGTGATGGCCGTGTGTGCTGTAGCAGCGTTATCTGTTGGCGTGGGTGGGTACTTCGTTGCCCAGGAAAAAAAAGATCCGCCCCCACCAGAAGAAAAGAAAACCAAGGCACCGGAACTGGAAGGTGGCGTTGCCTGGCTAAACACCGGGAAGCCCATTTCCATTGCCAAAGACCTCAAAGGCAAAGTGGTGCTGCTCGATTTCTGGACGTTGTGCTGCATCAACTGCATCCACGTGATGCCCGATCTGGCCAAACTGGAAAAGAAATACGAAAAGGAACTGGTGGTGATCGGAGTGCATTCCGCTAAGTTCGAAAACGAAAAGAACAGCGAAAGCATCCGCAAGGCAATTCTGCGATATCAGATTCAGCACCCCGTTGTGAACGATGCCGAGATGAAAATCTGGGATAGCTACGGTGCGAATTCCTGGCCCACCTTCGTGCTGATTGATCCAGAAGGAAACGTGCTGGGTGCTACATCCGGCGAAGGGAATTACGAATTGCTGGATAAGGTGATCGGTAAGGTAATTGAAGAACATAAAAAGAAAGGCACCTTAGATGAGAAGCCGATTCGCTTCGATACCGCCCAGTTTCGGGATAAAGTGGATTCCCCACTGTACTTTCCTGGGAAGTTGTTGGCTGATGAAAAATCGAACCGTCTTTTTGTGGCAGACAGCACCAACCACCGAATTGTGATCAGTGATCTGGCAGGAAAGGTTTCCGCAGTCGTTGGTACTGGCAAGCCCGGGTATAAGAATGGTTCCTTTGCCGATGCCCAATTCGATGATCCCCAGGGAATGGCATTGCTGGGCGACACCCTGTTCGTAGCAGACCGCAAGAATCACTCGATCCGTGCAGTGGATTTGAAGGCTAAAACAGTGACCACCTACGCAGGCACTGGTATGCAGGGAGAGGACCGTGAACTCGGTGGACCGATTGCCGAAACCAAACTCAATTCACCCTGGGCGTTGCTGATCAACGGCAAGCAGATGTACGTGGCGATGGCTGGCTTCCACCAGATCTGGGTGGTAGACATGGACAAAAAAGACACCAAGCCATTTGCTGGCAACGGACGCGAAAATATCAAGGATGGTCCCCACTATTTTGCGAACTTTGCCCAACCCAGTGGCTTGACCACCGATGGCACAACGATATTTGTAGCAGACAGCGAAACCTCTTCCATCCGTGCAGTGCCAATGAATGGAGAAGGCCGTGTTTCCACCTTGGTGGGCACCGGGCTGTTTGATTTTGGTGATGAAGACGGTGTAGGAAAGGAAGCCAAATTGCAGCACTGCCTGGGAGTTCTATACCACGAGGGTTTGCTTTATGTGGCTGATACCTACAACAGCAAACTAAAAACTATCGATCTGAAAACCAACAAGGTAACCACAATTCTGGGACCTGGGAAAGATGCCAAGGCACCAGAATTGAACGAGCCAGGTGGACTTTCGATTGCCGGTGGCAAGATTTATATTGCCGACACCAATGCCCACCGGATTCGAGTATACGATTTGAAAACCAAAGCATTAACCACATTAACGTTGTCAAACGTGCAGCCGGTGACCGGGAACTGA
- the mnmA gene encoding tRNA 2-thiouridine(34) synthase MnmA — translation MIVYIVQACRKDEKPLIGCRFFFPTNICGARFVYHNGLLLAKGVFMPRVVLAMSGGVDSSASAVLLKEQGYDVIGLFMRTGTHSEQPDDRRDNKKGCCSVIDAGDARTIADRLDIPFYALDFEHEFDQIIDYFADEYLAGRTPNPCVVCNNWLKFGKLWQFAQQLEADFIATGHYAQIIAGPDGPELHRGVDAGKDQSYVLHGIKREILPHLLFPVGGFQKEQIRAYAAQAGLTNVANKPDSVEICFVPDGDHARLIRQRRPNLQTAGNVVDPEGNVLGEHDGFERFTIGQRKGLGIATDRKRYVLAILPTTNTVVLGDSEDLDSSGLVASRVNWLIEPPTEPLACLAKIRYRHTPVPASVVVEEDQVHVTFEDPQSAVTPGQAVVFYHGNRVLGGGWIEQAVNSL, via the coding sequence ATGATCGTCTATATAGTACAGGCGTGCAGAAAAGATGAGAAACCACTCATCGGTTGTCGCTTTTTCTTCCCCACCAATATCTGTGGTGCGAGATTCGTCTATCATAATGGTTTGTTGTTGGCGAAAGGGGTTTTCATGCCACGGGTGGTACTGGCAATGAGTGGGGGCGTTGATAGTTCTGCCTCCGCCGTGCTTCTCAAAGAACAAGGGTACGATGTGATTGGCCTGTTCATGCGGACGGGTACGCACTCGGAACAGCCAGACGATCGACGAGATAACAAAAAAGGGTGCTGCTCTGTAATCGACGCTGGCGATGCACGCACGATTGCCGATCGGTTGGATATTCCCTTTTACGCACTCGATTTTGAACACGAGTTTGACCAGATCATCGATTACTTTGCCGATGAATATCTGGCGGGCCGCACCCCGAATCCGTGCGTGGTTTGTAATAACTGGTTGAAGTTCGGCAAGTTGTGGCAATTTGCCCAGCAGTTGGAGGCAGACTTCATTGCAACCGGACATTACGCACAGATTATTGCTGGCCCCGATGGACCAGAGTTGCACCGTGGCGTCGATGCGGGCAAAGATCAGTCGTATGTGCTGCATGGCATCAAGCGGGAAATTTTGCCCCACCTGTTATTTCCGGTGGGAGGCTTTCAAAAAGAACAGATCCGTGCCTACGCAGCCCAGGCCGGTCTGACAAATGTGGCCAACAAGCCCGATTCTGTGGAAATCTGCTTTGTGCCCGATGGTGACCACGCAAGGCTGATTCGACAACGTCGACCCAATTTGCAAACCGCAGGCAACGTGGTCGACCCGGAAGGAAACGTGCTGGGTGAACACGATGGTTTTGAACGCTTCACCATTGGCCAACGGAAAGGATTAGGAATTGCCACCGATCGCAAGCGGTATGTGCTGGCAATTCTGCCCACCACGAATACGGTGGTGCTGGGTGATTCGGAAGATCTGGATTCATCCGGTCTGGTGGCCAGTCGGGTGAATTGGCTGATCGAACCACCCACGGAACCACTGGCATGCCTGGCGAAAATTCGCTACCGACACACGCCCGTGCCCGCATCTGTGGTGGTAGAAGAAGATCAGGTGCATGTAACGTTTGAAGATCCCCAAAGTGCGGTAACTCCCGGGCAGGCAGTGGTGTTCTACCACGGAAATCGGGTGCTGGGGGGAGGCTGGATCGAACAGGCCGTGAATTCACTTTGA
- a CDS encoding dienelactone hydrolase family protein, whose translation MRYMLTSLLILGCSGVMMAAELKTKVVEYEYQGTKLKGFMVYENVDAKRPGVLIVHEWWGLNDYAKMRAEMLAKLGYVAFCVDMYGDGKTTEHPKEAGEFAGKVRENLEVWRGRAEAGLKTFQAQPQVDATKIAAIGYCFGGSTALQLAYTGADLKAVGTFHAALPIPTEAEAKAIKCPLMICHGADDSFIPEQVINSFKGKVTDAKVKLDFIAYPGAKHSFTVKGVDAKGVNGLAYNADADEKSWKSLQELLKTTLK comes from the coding sequence ATGCGTTACATGCTGACTTCTCTGTTGATTCTGGGCTGCTCGGGGGTGATGATGGCTGCGGAACTGAAAACCAAAGTGGTTGAATACGAATACCAGGGCACCAAGCTGAAAGGCTTCATGGTCTATGAAAATGTGGATGCAAAAAGGCCCGGCGTGCTGATTGTTCACGAATGGTGGGGGCTGAACGATTACGCCAAAATGCGTGCAGAAATGCTGGCCAAACTGGGTTACGTGGCATTCTGTGTGGATATGTATGGCGATGGTAAAACAACGGAACACCCCAAAGAAGCGGGGGAATTTGCTGGGAAGGTGCGTGAAAATCTGGAAGTATGGCGTGGGCGAGCCGAAGCAGGTTTGAAGACTTTTCAGGCACAGCCCCAGGTGGATGCCACAAAGATTGCTGCAATTGGTTACTGTTTCGGCGGTTCTACAGCCTTGCAACTGGCTTACACAGGTGCCGATTTGAAAGCGGTGGGCACTTTCCATGCCGCATTACCAATTCCCACCGAAGCGGAAGCAAAAGCAATCAAATGCCCACTGATGATCTGCCATGGTGCCGATGATAGCTTCATCCCGGAACAGGTGATCAATTCTTTTAAAGGAAAAGTCACCGATGCGAAAGTGAAGCTGGATTTCATTGCCTACCCAGGTGCGAAGCATTCTTTCACGGTGAAAGGTGTTGATGCTAAAGGTGTCAACGGTCTGGCGTATAATGCCGATGCGGATGAAAAATCGTGGAAGTCGCTGCAGGAATTGCTGAAGACCACGCTGAAGTAA
- the ricT gene encoding regulatory iron-sulfur-containing complex subunit RicT gives MSVKAEQTGYIVRHGRMRRLGHFTPTNESTYERHDQVIIKTERGLEVGDLLTKATPQVVQQLEDPSVGEILRKLTTDDQRKLQEQQAKQSEYVETSKRLITEHRLAMQVVDIETTFGGERFVLYFLSEGRVDFRELVRSMARAFHTRIELRQIGVRDEAKLLADFGDCGKPVCCNTHLAVMPPVSMRMAKIQKSTLDPSKISGRCGRLKCCLRFEQDVYDEFLKELPNVGARIVTGKGQGRVIAQEILARRLLVEFEDGRRLPVAQSEILTVLSNPKNAHHDS, from the coding sequence GTGTCAGTCAAGGCGGAACAAACAGGTTATATCGTACGTCATGGCAGAATGCGACGTCTGGGACACTTCACCCCTACCAACGAAAGCACTTACGAACGCCACGATCAGGTCATTATCAAGACTGAACGTGGCCTTGAGGTGGGTGACCTGTTAACGAAAGCCACTCCACAAGTTGTGCAGCAACTCGAAGACCCCAGTGTGGGTGAAATTCTTCGCAAATTAACAACTGACGACCAACGGAAGCTGCAGGAGCAACAGGCAAAACAATCGGAATATGTCGAAACCAGCAAGCGGCTCATAACTGAACATCGGCTGGCAATGCAGGTGGTTGACATCGAAACCACGTTCGGTGGGGAACGATTCGTACTTTATTTTCTGTCCGAAGGGCGGGTCGATTTTCGCGAGCTGGTGCGGTCGATGGCCAGAGCGTTCCACACCCGCATCGAACTGCGGCAGATTGGGGTGCGGGATGAGGCCAAATTGCTGGCCGATTTCGGCGATTGTGGGAAACCTGTTTGTTGCAATACCCACCTGGCAGTAATGCCACCGGTCTCCATGCGGATGGCCAAAATCCAGAAATCCACTCTGGATCCTTCGAAAATCTCAGGCCGTTGTGGACGGTTAAAGTGCTGTTTACGCTTTGAACAGGATGTCTACGACGAATTTCTGAAAGAATTGCCCAATGTGGGGGCACGCATTGTAACTGGTAAAGGGCAGGGGCGTGTCATTGCCCAGGAGATTCTTGCCAGACGATTGCTGGTGGAATTTGAAGATGGTCGCCGCCTTCCCGTGGCCCAATCCGAAATTCTGACCGTGCTGAGTAACCCCAAAAATGCCCACCATGACAGCTAA
- the fmt gene encoding methionyl-tRNA formyltransferase — MRIVMMGTGGFAVPTFQKLLTAPTIQVVGLFTQPDRNVGARRSSTRQAVVGMKDVALEHNIPVFQPENINLPPWEEQLRELQPDLYVVAAYGQILKAHILNVPTHGAINVHASLLPKYRGASPIVRAIQAGDAESGVTIIRLNTGLDAGEMLARQSTPIGATENAGELEERLAMIGADLACQTIDQIRLGTTHGIPQDLSLVTKAPKLTKEEGLIPWERSKQVVDCHIRAMQPWPAPFTWLHRPGKPSLRIIVPRVGVPAAPPADEMPTTPGGLIATPKQLKVRTGDGWLEILEVQPAGKKRMLAEEFLRGHPIGPGDYVGPEFSTDPPVSSTT, encoded by the coding sequence GTGCGTATTGTCATGATGGGAACGGGCGGTTTTGCCGTCCCCACCTTTCAAAAATTGCTGACCGCCCCCACCATACAGGTGGTGGGGCTGTTTACCCAGCCCGACCGCAACGTGGGTGCAAGACGTTCCAGCACCCGTCAGGCCGTCGTGGGCATGAAAGATGTTGCTTTGGAACACAACATTCCAGTTTTTCAGCCAGAAAATATCAATCTCCCACCGTGGGAGGAGCAATTACGCGAACTTCAACCGGATTTGTACGTGGTGGCTGCCTACGGGCAAATTCTGAAGGCCCACATTTTGAACGTGCCCACCCATGGTGCGATCAATGTCCACGCTTCGCTTCTCCCCAAATACCGTGGGGCATCGCCCATTGTGCGTGCCATACAGGCAGGTGATGCTGAATCGGGCGTCACTATTATCCGACTGAATACCGGCCTGGATGCGGGGGAAATGTTAGCCAGACAAAGCACCCCCATCGGTGCGACAGAAAATGCGGGAGAACTGGAAGAACGTCTGGCAATGATTGGTGCGGACCTGGCCTGTCAGACGATTGACCAGATTCGGCTTGGCACCACCCACGGCATCCCACAGGATCTTTCTTTGGTTACCAAGGCACCCAAGTTGACGAAAGAAGAAGGTTTGATTCCGTGGGAACGCAGTAAACAAGTGGTGGATTGTCACATTCGGGCAATGCAGCCATGGCCGGCTCCCTTTACCTGGCTACACCGCCCCGGAAAGCCTTCTTTGCGGATTATTGTACCGCGGGTGGGAGTACCTGCTGCCCCACCTGCGGATGAAATGCCAACTACACCAGGTGGGCTGATTGCCACACCAAAACAGCTAAAGGTACGCACGGGTGATGGTTGGCTGGAAATTCTGGAAGTACAGCCCGCCGGAAAAAAACGGATGCTGGCCGAAGAATTCCTTCGCGGCCATCCAATTGGCCCAGGAGACTATGTCGGGCCAGAGTTTTCGACTGACCCACCAGTTTCCAGTACTACCTGA
- a CDS encoding serine/threonine-protein kinase, producing MPIILKVVAGEHAGETFEFHNHRTFVVGRSRQAHISIRHDPYISRYHLVIEVNPPYCRVRDLDSHNGSFLNTLQVHEANLRHGDELRAGKTTIQVEITADPNHVINTFDELLIQQEQDWLVQICTKVENYQSQYPELILERGQLLELIDNECRLRKLLGDTPTAAEYEKRFPELRTAVRMLLADYANEAPDQTMQINAAPKAKLPELRDLLSPAEPKLPQLNGFRILRQIRETHLGRVFHAQDSDDNLLELTQLHQPIYQESHRQKLIQSLQQAMQLQVRNLITYQNCFVEKNRVYLISPPIMSTPLLEFLKYGMGMPWQNVVSLGMKLCQILKPIHEVGLIHRDIQPANIYLHSHEGSESVLLSQFGINQDYFSSEMSGITLLSDHSLINRYSAPELLLNYNLVNHLTDQYSLAAVIYALLGNREPYPSISDHQLISEMLANPPTHLSEIRGDLPEELVRIVHQAMAPMPENRFQSVAEFEANLQVVLETGGSVENSGPT from the coding sequence AAACATTCGAGTTTCACAACCACCGTACTTTTGTTGTGGGACGATCGCGCCAGGCTCATATCAGCATCCGTCACGATCCTTACATCTCCCGGTATCACCTGGTGATCGAGGTGAATCCGCCTTATTGCCGAGTGAGAGATCTGGACAGCCACAACGGATCATTCCTGAATACTCTGCAGGTACATGAAGCAAATCTGCGGCACGGCGATGAATTACGTGCTGGCAAAACCACCATTCAGGTAGAAATTACCGCTGATCCAAACCACGTCATCAACACTTTTGATGAATTACTGATTCAGCAGGAACAGGATTGGCTCGTGCAGATTTGTACAAAAGTAGAAAACTATCAATCCCAATATCCCGAATTGATTTTAGAACGTGGGCAACTGCTGGAATTAATTGACAATGAATGCCGTTTGCGAAAACTGCTTGGGGACACACCTACTGCCGCCGAATATGAAAAGCGATTTCCGGAATTACGCACGGCAGTAAGAATGCTGCTTGCTGATTATGCCAATGAAGCGCCTGATCAGACAATGCAGATCAATGCGGCACCGAAAGCAAAGTTGCCTGAACTACGCGATCTATTATCACCTGCCGAGCCAAAACTACCCCAGCTCAATGGTTTTCGGATTCTGCGACAGATTCGAGAAACGCACCTGGGGCGGGTATTTCATGCCCAGGATTCTGATGACAATCTTCTGGAATTGACCCAGTTGCATCAGCCGATCTACCAGGAATCCCACCGCCAGAAGTTAATCCAATCGTTACAGCAAGCGATGCAATTGCAGGTGCGCAATCTCATTACGTACCAGAACTGCTTTGTGGAAAAAAATCGAGTGTATTTGATCAGCCCACCCATCATGAGCACGCCGCTTCTAGAATTTCTGAAGTATGGCATGGGGATGCCATGGCAGAATGTGGTAAGTTTAGGGATGAAATTGTGCCAGATCCTCAAGCCAATCCATGAAGTGGGGCTGATCCACCGTGATATCCAGCCCGCAAACATTTATCTGCACTCCCACGAGGGCTCCGAAAGCGTTCTGTTATCGCAATTTGGCATAAATCAGGATTATTTTTCCAGCGAAATGAGTGGGATCACCCTGCTGTCCGATCATTCGCTGATTAATCGTTATTCAGCACCAGAATTGCTATTGAACTATAACCTGGTCAACCATTTGACGGATCAGTATTCTCTTGCTGCGGTTATTTATGCGCTGCTGGGCAATCGGGAACCATATCCGTCGATCAGTGATCACCAGTTAATCAGTGAAATGCTGGCCAATCCTCCCACGCACCTGAGTGAAATCCGTGGCGACTTACCAGAAGAACTGGTCCGGATTGTGCATCAGGCGATGGCACCAATGCCCGAAAATCGCTTTCAAAGTGTTGCAGAGTTTGAAGCCAACCTTCAGGTAGTACTGGAAACTGGTGGGTCAGTCGAAAACTCTGGCCCGACATAG